A genome region from Nocardiopsis exhalans includes the following:
- a CDS encoding COX15/CtaA family protein encodes MFASPTSAATVTHALSPLAADEFEDIVLLGVPFWGWQIALAAVGVLALVLLARSIWNPTQKSLRVWALGNIAVNAGIAVTGATVRVTSSGLGCSEWPQCTPDSFVPIDTGHAAFNAAIEFGNRTLTFLVLAVGVITLIAVARMIPRRRDLFVMAAIIPFGVMGQAVVGGITVWSNLHPAAVATHFLLSMVMVFITVALYVRLQEPEGKPQLAVGPMLHAVSIGLVVVGFLLLVAGTVVTGTGPHGGDAAAPRWNLDLPAITQVHSVLAWLTLAGSVLAAVIAFRGGASRIVRTSSAALLVLVLLQGVLGYTQDALELPEALVVLHVLGSALTWIAIARLYFATTRLVPGGDKPGEETGTEPGDEPGAELTSAADRGGERSSAEPSAGSAESGPAETSPGR; translated from the coding sequence ATGTTTGCATCCCCGACCTCCGCGGCGACGGTCACCCACGCTCTCTCACCGCTCGCTGCGGACGAATTCGAGGACATCGTGCTCCTCGGCGTCCCCTTCTGGGGTTGGCAGATCGCCCTGGCCGCCGTGGGCGTCCTGGCCCTGGTCCTGCTGGCCCGCAGTATCTGGAACCCGACCCAGAAGTCGCTGCGCGTCTGGGCGCTGGGCAACATCGCCGTCAACGCCGGGATCGCCGTCACCGGCGCGACCGTGCGAGTCACCTCCTCGGGCCTGGGATGCTCCGAGTGGCCGCAGTGCACCCCGGACAGCTTCGTACCGATCGACACCGGGCACGCCGCCTTCAACGCCGCCATCGAGTTCGGCAACCGCACGCTGACCTTCCTGGTCCTGGCGGTCGGCGTGATCACGCTCATCGCCGTCGCCCGCATGATCCCGCGCCGACGCGACCTCTTCGTCATGGCGGCGATCATCCCGTTCGGTGTCATGGGTCAGGCCGTGGTCGGCGGCATCACCGTCTGGAGCAACCTGCACCCGGCCGCGGTGGCCACCCACTTCCTGCTGTCCATGGTGATGGTCTTCATCACCGTGGCGCTGTACGTACGCCTCCAGGAGCCCGAGGGCAAGCCCCAACTGGCCGTGGGGCCCATGCTGCACGCGGTGAGCATCGGACTGGTCGTGGTGGGCTTCCTGCTCCTGGTCGCCGGGACCGTGGTCACCGGCACCGGACCGCACGGCGGTGACGCCGCGGCCCCGCGATGGAACCTGGACCTGCCCGCGATTACCCAGGTGCACTCGGTGCTGGCCTGGCTCACCCTGGCGGGCAGCGTCCTGGCTGCCGTCATCGCCTTCCGCGGCGGCGCCTCCCGGATCGTGCGCACCAGCAGTGCGGCGCTGCTGGTGCTCGTACTCCTCCAGGGGGTCCTGGGCTACACCCAGGACGCGCTGGAACTGCCCGAGGCCCTCGTGGTGCTGCACGTGCTCGGCTCCGCGCTCACCTGGATCGCGATCGCCCGCCTGTACTTCGCCACCACGCGCCTGGTCCCCGGCGGTGACAAGCCCGGCGAGGAGACCGGTACCGAACCCGGTGACGAGCCGGGGGCGGAGCTCACTTCGGCGGCTGACCGTGGCGGGGAACGTAGTTCCGCGGAGCCCTCCGCTGGGTCTGCTGAATCTGGGCCTGCTGAGACCTCGCCTGGGCGATGA
- a CDS encoding MerR family transcriptional regulator: protein MPEPGHMQIGEVAERTGLSLRTIRYYGEVGLVEPSARSRGGFRLYTQEDVDRLNLIKRMKPLEFSLEETRELLETFDRLGAAQTPAQDREALSERLDAFEAAVVARCHALRKQLAMAEEFAGRLREQRARANTPV from the coding sequence ATGCCCGAACCGGGCCACATGCAGATCGGTGAGGTGGCCGAACGTACTGGCCTGTCCCTGAGGACCATCCGCTACTACGGTGAGGTCGGTCTGGTCGAACCCTCGGCTCGATCGCGTGGGGGCTTTCGTCTCTACACCCAGGAGGACGTGGACCGGCTCAACCTCATCAAGCGGATGAAGCCGTTGGAGTTCAGCCTGGAGGAGACCCGCGAACTGCTGGAGACCTTCGACCGGCTGGGAGCTGCGCAGACCCCGGCCCAAGACCGGGAAGCCCTGAGCGAGCGGCTCGACGCCTTCGAAGCGGCTGTCGTCGCCCGTTGTCACGCCCTGCGGAAGCAGCTTGCCATGGCCGAGGAGTTCGCCGGGCGACTGCGTGAGCAACGAGCCAGGGCCAACACCCCCGTCTGA